A window of Paenibacillus sp. 19GGS1-52 contains these coding sequences:
- the pabA gene encoding aminodeoxychorismate/anthranilate synthase component II: protein MILVIDNYDSFTYNLVQYLGELGQEVKVYRNDEISIEEIEQLAPDHILISPGPCTPNEAGISLELLHHFKGIIPIFGVCLGHQAIGQAFGGNVIRAERLMHGKTSPIHHNGTSVFEGLESPFTATRYHSLIVERESLPDCLEITAETAEGEIMALRHKEYPIEGVQFHPESIITEHGRTILSNFLKRRAGEPA from the coding sequence ATGATTTTGGTCATTGATAACTATGATTCCTTTACGTATAACCTGGTACAATATTTGGGTGAACTTGGTCAAGAGGTTAAGGTATACCGCAACGATGAGATCAGCATAGAGGAGATCGAACAGCTGGCTCCAGACCATATCCTGATTTCTCCGGGACCCTGTACGCCTAATGAGGCTGGGATCAGTCTGGAATTGCTGCACCATTTCAAAGGCATCATTCCGATATTTGGAGTATGTCTGGGACATCAGGCCATTGGACAAGCTTTTGGGGGCAATGTTATTCGTGCCGAGCGTTTAATGCATGGCAAGACATCACCTATCCATCACAACGGTACATCTGTATTTGAAGGGTTGGAGTCTCCTTTTACGGCAACCAGATATCACTCTTTGATCGTTGAGCGGGAGAGCTTGCCAGATTGCCTTGAGATTACTGCAGAGACTGCAGAAGGTGAAATTATGGCACTTCGCCATAAAGAGTACCCGATCGAAGGTGTGCAGTTCCACCCAGAATCTATTATTACAGAGCATGGTCGTACGATACTGAGCAATTTTCTGAAACGGAGAGCTGGAGAACCAGCATGA
- a CDS encoding anthranilate synthase component I family protein, with amino-acid sequence MEIITAWDDWEQWAREDWSTLPLIIKSPQSTGGLPLSWKAAWEISSPYSVVLESGKGGRYTYLGLRPVSVLKGKGGSAEGFNPSLEAINTMYEATVLQGQPLDLLQRWMSGFTSPRLLNPGIPPFLGGCIGFLGYDVARSLEHLPSLALDDPGFPDYLFMRFEEVWIYDHEEDMLYCAVHMPVPVKNSNENLKSIYLSAIEQAKEMLKHWQLISSAQGLPEDSGETAEAHAAGSGEWPGMTSAFSREQFQQAVLDVQEYIRQGDVFQVNLSLRQEAQLKSSPEDVYEWLRKLNPSPYMGLLRSPGFALSSASPELLVKLHGDSVSARPIAGTRRRGMTPAEDAAMEAELRGSDKEIAEHIMLVDLERNDIGRVAAYGSVSVPELMTVERYSHVMHLVSQVDGKIAPGKDAYDVMAALFPGGTITGAPKVRTMEIIEELEPVRRGPYTGSMGWIDYNGNMELNIIIRTLAVKDGIGYIQTGAGIVIDSDPYREYRECHNKAKAVVKAVLCSERQQESRIPTAPKGE; translated from the coding sequence TTGGAGATCATAACGGCATGGGATGATTGGGAGCAGTGGGCGAGGGAAGACTGGAGCACACTCCCGCTAATTATAAAATCACCGCAGAGCACCGGTGGGCTGCCCTTATCCTGGAAGGCGGCTTGGGAAATATCTTCACCATACTCTGTGGTATTAGAGAGTGGTAAAGGCGGGCGCTACACGTACCTAGGCCTAAGGCCCGTATCTGTGTTGAAGGGCAAGGGAGGGAGCGCCGAGGGCTTTAATCCTTCTCTTGAAGCTATAAATACTATGTACGAAGCAACGGTGCTACAAGGACAACCGCTGGATCTGCTGCAGCGTTGGATGTCAGGCTTTACCTCTCCGCGATTATTGAATCCCGGAATCCCACCTTTCCTTGGCGGATGTATCGGCTTCCTTGGATATGACGTGGCCCGTTCTTTGGAGCATTTACCCTCTCTTGCACTGGATGATCCCGGCTTTCCTGATTACCTGTTCATGAGGTTTGAGGAGGTATGGATTTATGATCATGAAGAGGACATGCTCTATTGTGCAGTTCATATGCCAGTTCCAGTTAAGAACTCTAATGAGAATTTAAAAAGCATCTATTTAAGCGCTATAGAGCAGGCGAAGGAGATGCTGAAACATTGGCAACTCATATCTTCGGCCCAGGGCCTGCCGGAAGATAGTGGAGAGACTGCTGAAGCTCATGCTGCTGGATCAGGAGAATGGCCAGGTATGACTTCGGCTTTCTCCCGCGAACAGTTTCAGCAGGCGGTACTCGACGTTCAGGAGTACATTCGCCAAGGCGATGTATTTCAAGTGAACCTGTCGCTGCGTCAGGAGGCGCAACTAAAGTCATCGCCGGAGGATGTCTACGAATGGCTGCGCAAGCTCAACCCGTCCCCGTACATGGGGCTGCTGCGCTCCCCCGGGTTTGCGCTATCCAGCGCTTCGCCTGAACTGCTTGTCAAGCTGCACGGGGACAGCGTGAGCGCCCGGCCCATCGCTGGGACCCGGCGCCGGGGAATGACTCCCGCGGAGGATGCCGCCATGGAGGCGGAGCTGCGCGGGAGCGACAAAGAGATCGCCGAGCATATTATGCTTGTCGATCTGGAGCGCAACGACATCGGACGTGTCGCTGCATATGGATCTGTCAGCGTGCCCGAGCTGATGACCGTGGAACGCTATTCTCATGTGATGCATCTCGTATCACAGGTAGATGGCAAGATAGCGCCTGGCAAAGATGCCTATGATGTTATGGCAGCCTTATTTCCGGGGGGGACGATTACCGGCGCACCCAAGGTAAGGACGATGGAGATCATCGAGGAGCTGGAGCCTGTTCGACGTGGACCCTATACCGGATCTATGGGCTGGATTGACTATAACGGCAATATGGAATTAAATATTATTATACGAACACTAGCAGTGAAAGATGGGATTGGTTATATTCAGACAGGCGCAGGTATAGTGATCGATTCTGATCCATACCGCGAGTACCGTGAATGCCATAATAAAGCCAAAGCGGTAGTAAAGGCGGTTCTCTGCAGTGAAAGACAGCAGGAATCCCGAATACCGACGGCGCCGAAGGGGGAGTAA